One Pantoea trifolii genomic region harbors:
- a CDS encoding Fic family protein, whose product MWIWQQPDWPRFRWQDEKILPRLRQLQQQRGVLLGRASVQDNSEQQTLDTLLSNILSSSAIEDERVNAQSVRSSLARRLGVSLDQPYPVSERSEGLATMMMDAITQRDQELTLARICQWHRWLFPESEWTIKRLNVGTLRGDEPMQVVSGRIDRPTVHFEAPARAGLEAQLEQFIAWFNHSREDPLLDPLLRAALCHLWFVTLHPFDDGNGRITRALTDLALAQADSQSIRLYAMSASILARRADYYRILQETQRGAMDVTDWLLWFCDVLNESLEKALETVTRTQNKARFWLMHNAAELSAEQTRVLNRLLDGGEQGFSEGISAGQYQKVAKVSKATATRHLTELLAKGCLEKLPGGGRSTRYQIKH is encoded by the coding sequence ATGTGGATTTGGCAGCAGCCCGATTGGCCGCGGTTTCGCTGGCAGGATGAAAAAATACTGCCGCGCCTGCGCCAGTTGCAGCAGCAACGCGGCGTCTTGCTGGGCCGCGCCAGCGTACAAGACAATAGCGAACAACAAACGCTGGATACGCTGCTCAGCAATATCCTCTCTTCTTCAGCGATTGAAGATGAGCGCGTCAACGCGCAGTCGGTACGATCTTCGCTTGCCCGCCGTTTAGGCGTTTCGCTCGATCAGCCTTACCCGGTTTCCGAACGTTCAGAAGGTTTGGCCACCATGATGATGGATGCCATTACGCAACGCGATCAGGAATTAACGTTGGCGCGTATATGTCAGTGGCATCGCTGGCTGTTTCCCGAAAGTGAATGGACCATTAAGCGGTTAAATGTCGGCACGCTGCGCGGCGATGAGCCAATGCAGGTGGTTTCAGGCCGTATCGATCGACCGACGGTACATTTCGAAGCGCCAGCACGCGCCGGACTGGAAGCGCAGCTAGAGCAATTTATTGCCTGGTTTAATCACAGCCGCGAGGATCCGCTGCTCGATCCGCTGTTGCGCGCCGCGTTGTGCCACTTGTGGTTTGTTACGCTGCACCCGTTTGATGACGGTAATGGACGTATCACTCGCGCCCTCACAGATTTGGCGCTGGCGCAGGCTGATAGCCAGAGCATCCGTTTGTATGCCATGTCCGCATCGATTCTGGCGCGACGTGCCGATTATTACCGCATCCTGCAGGAGACGCAGCGCGGCGCAATGGACGTCACCGATTGGTTGCTGTGGTTTTGTGATGTGCTGAATGAAAGTCTTGAAAAGGCACTGGAAACCGTCACGCGCACGCAAAATAAAGCGCGCTTCTGGTTGATGCACAATGCAGCTGAATTGAGTGCCGAGCAAACCCGCGTGCTGAATCGCTTACTGGATGGCGGAGAACAGGGGTTCAGTGAAGGCATCAGCGCAGGCCAGTACCAGAAAGTGGCGAAAGTGAGTAAAGCTACCGCGACGCGACATCTGACTGAATTGCTGGCGAAAGGGTGTCTGGAGAAATTACCCGGCGGCGGGCGCAGCACGCGGTATCAGATTAAACATTGA
- a CDS encoding SIR2 family protein: MKPELKRAYDAGKLILFAGAGISRNLGLPEWHELIAHLAKELGYDPKIFNTYGTHLSLAEYYKQRKGSLGPLRSWMDREWHRPDIDVRSSEIHTMITQGNFSRIYTTNYDRWLEMAHEAHNVPYSKVANAADLVSLTEDKRHIIKLHGDFDDDTSIVLDESSYFERLYFDSPLDIKLTHDVMGNSVLFVGYSISDFNIRLLFYRLTKMWGRTGLATARPKSYLFTNRNNPVAKEVLGQWGIEMIVSEEDDPRKALALFLEELLA, translated from the coding sequence ATGAAACCCGAGCTTAAACGCGCCTACGATGCCGGTAAATTGATTCTGTTTGCCGGTGCGGGCATTTCGCGCAATCTGGGCTTACCAGAATGGCATGAGCTGATTGCGCATCTGGCTAAAGAACTGGGCTACGACCCGAAAATCTTCAACACCTACGGCACGCATTTGTCGTTGGCGGAGTATTACAAACAACGTAAAGGCTCGCTGGGACCGCTGCGCAGCTGGATGGATCGCGAATGGCATCGTCCGGATATTGATGTGCGCAGTTCTGAAATCCACACCATGATCACGCAAGGCAACTTCTCACGCATCTATACCACCAATTACGATCGCTGGCTGGAGATGGCGCATGAGGCGCACAACGTGCCTTACAGCAAAGTGGCGAATGCGGCGGATTTGGTATCGTTGACCGAAGATAAGCGCCATATCATTAAGTTGCATGGTGATTTCGACGACGATACTTCCATCGTGCTAGATGAAAGCAGCTACTTTGAACGGCTCTATTTTGATTCGCCGCTGGATATCAAACTCACGCACGACGTGATGGGCAACTCGGTGTTGTTTGTGGGCTACAGCATCAGCGATTTCAATATTCGTCTGTTATTCTACCGCCTGACAAAAATGTGGGGCCGAACCGGATTGGCCACCGCACGTCCCAAATCGTACCTGTTCACCAACCGCAATAATCCGGTGGCGAAAGAGGTGTTGGGGCAATGGGGCATTGAGATGATCGTCTCGGAAGAGGACGATCCGCGCAAAGCGTTGGCGCTGTTTCTGGAAGAATTACTGGCTTGA
- a CDS encoding non-canonical purine NTP pyrophosphatase, with product MKIRFLSANELKLAEVRTILEPVGVEVLPIARRIEEIQTENEVELVRDKLTKAFSIIGRPLFVEHTGLYLDGLNGLPAGLTRIFWSRLNAERFTKLVNGLDSPCVTAKTVLGYCDGQKMYQFEGELRGTIATEPAGPREFQWDCVFIPEGHTQTFAEMGELKNEISMRRLALDRFATFLKTSRGLA from the coding sequence ATGAAAATACGATTCCTGTCTGCCAACGAGCTTAAGCTGGCCGAGGTGCGTACCATCCTTGAGCCGGTCGGTGTCGAAGTGCTGCCCATCGCACGCCGTATTGAAGAGATTCAGACTGAAAATGAGGTCGAACTGGTGCGCGACAAGCTCACCAAAGCGTTCTCGATTATTGGTCGTCCGCTGTTTGTCGAGCACACCGGGCTCTATCTGGATGGTCTCAACGGCTTACCTGCTGGGCTGACGCGCATCTTCTGGAGCCGCCTGAATGCCGAGCGCTTCACCAAACTGGTGAACGGGCTGGATAGTCCCTGCGTCACGGCGAAAACCGTGCTCGGCTATTGTGACGGGCAGAAAATGTATCAATTCGAAGGCGAATTGCGCGGCACCATCGCCACCGAGCCTGCCGGTCCACGCGAATTTCAGTGGGACTGCGTGTTTATCCCGGAAGGGCATACGCAAACCTTCGCCGAAATGGGCGAGCTAAAAAATGAGATTTCGATGCGTCGACTGGCGCTGGACCGCTTCGCTACCTTTTTGAAAACATCGCGGGGATTAGCATGA
- a CDS encoding YebG family protein gives MAVETKYVVVRKGEEKMTFANKKDADAWDKMLDMADAFTDWLQQHQPELGEAQAEALGLLLAEQKDAVQHILRTSKLPESVKEEVSQAPEASAETETEAETAAPEKKVRAVKAA, from the coding sequence ATGGCAGTCGAAACCAAATATGTTGTAGTCAGAAAGGGTGAAGAAAAAATGACGTTTGCCAATAAAAAAGACGCGGATGCCTGGGATAAAATGCTGGATATGGCAGACGCTTTCACCGATTGGCTGCAGCAGCATCAGCCTGAACTGGGTGAAGCGCAGGCCGAAGCATTGGGCCTGCTGTTGGCTGAACAGAAAGACGCGGTGCAGCATATCCTGCGCACCAGCAAGCTGCCGGAAAGCGTAAAGGAAGAGGTTTCGCAAGCGCCTGAAGCTTCTGCGGAAACCGAGACCGAAGCGGAAACGGCAGCGCCGGAAAAGAAAGTTCGCGCCGTTAAAGCGGCGTAA
- a CDS encoding putative bifunctional diguanylate cyclase/phosphodiesterase produces the protein MISYFNSRYSMLRDLPFILQGDNPEKKLRLTLLIAGFSSILAGFYMVATNFIRGEIGVTALYCLSTAIGFYNVVAAFSNRLNKHLYIIVHALLLIIMLLFLLDNGHAVEKHSEYNYLVALTVGSALVLRQQTTYLSKIFPLICLAVYLFFISTGLTWQHSAFELNIPHESGFYIVNCAVPMIALLLTAFTLRGNYSETDLIKRELSQAIEKNQLELYYQPQVDNHKKLIGFEALLRWKHPSKGFISPEVFIPVAEKSGLIIEIGKWVMERALQQIAEWDRGQYLGDLVFSINISPLQLIHRDFTQDTLLTLSHYKIRPERLKFEITETTFVYDQKRIGEVISHFSQLGVRWAIDDFGVGYSSLKSISDFAINDIKIDKSLIMQIFKNESSAIVVQKTIELSREMGLNVLAEGIESEEYFTYLRDRGCHLFQGYHFARPLPVADALVWIKKAKI, from the coding sequence ATGATCTCTTATTTTAATTCTAGATATTCCATGTTAAGAGATTTGCCCTTCATTTTGCAGGGTGATAATCCAGAGAAAAAATTGCGCTTAACGCTGCTCATTGCTGGATTTTCCAGCATCCTGGCGGGTTTTTATATGGTAGCGACTAATTTCATTAGGGGAGAAATTGGTGTCACAGCCTTATATTGCCTGAGTACCGCGATAGGGTTTTATAATGTCGTAGCGGCTTTCAGTAACCGGCTGAACAAACATCTCTACATCATCGTCCATGCTTTGTTACTGATCATAATGCTGCTTTTCCTGCTGGATAATGGTCATGCGGTAGAGAAACACTCCGAATACAATTATTTGGTGGCGTTAACCGTGGGTTCAGCATTGGTATTACGCCAGCAAACCACTTACTTAAGTAAAATATTCCCGTTAATCTGCCTGGCGGTTTATCTCTTTTTTATTTCTACCGGATTAACATGGCAACATAGCGCCTTTGAGCTCAATATTCCGCATGAGTCCGGCTTTTATATCGTTAACTGCGCTGTGCCGATGATCGCACTCTTGTTGACGGCATTCACACTGCGTGGCAATTACTCTGAAACCGATTTAATCAAACGCGAACTTTCACAAGCTATCGAAAAAAACCAGCTGGAACTCTATTACCAGCCACAGGTGGATAACCATAAAAAACTGATCGGCTTTGAAGCCTTGCTACGCTGGAAGCATCCTTCTAAAGGCTTTATCTCGCCAGAAGTGTTTATTCCCGTGGCCGAGAAAAGTGGTTTGATAATAGAGATTGGCAAATGGGTGATGGAACGCGCCTTGCAGCAAATCGCCGAATGGGATCGCGGTCAGTATCTCGGTGATTTGGTCTTTTCGATTAACATCAGTCCGCTGCAGTTGATACACCGGGATTTCACCCAGGATACCTTGCTGACGCTGTCACATTATAAAATCCGTCCAGAGCGCCTGAAGTTTGAAATTACTGAAACCACCTTTGTTTACGATCAAAAACGCATTGGCGAGGTGATCAGCCATTTTAGTCAGCTGGGTGTTAGATGGGCGATTGATGACTTTGGCGTCGGCTATTCATCGCTTAAATCGATCAGTGATTTTGCTATTAATGATATTAAGATTGATAAATCGTTAATCATGCAGATTTTTAAAAACGAATCATCCGCCATAGTGGTGCAGAAAACCATCGAGTTATCGCGTGAAATGGGACTGAATGTGCTCGCCGAAGGCATTGAGAGTGAGGAGTATTTTACCTACCTGCGTGATAGAGGTTGTCATCTGTTTCAGGGCTACCATTTCGCCCGCCCGCTGCCGGTTGCTGATGCGCTGGTCTGGATCAAAAAAGCGAAAATATAA